From Methanomassiliicoccales archaeon LGM-RCC1, one genomic window encodes:
- a CDS encoding ABC transporter ATP-binding protein — MHFGYAEYDTLKGIELDVSDGEVLGIVGPNGSGKTTLIRCISRILEPSLGTMLLDGQDLMSMSRKEIAKNISFVPQNIVSDQVPPSVFEVVLMGRLPYITWDYSDEDKEIAWKAMEEMNVMEFASRPFNRLSSGQSQRVLIARAIAQGAKLIMLDEPTSNLDVRYQLDVLETINTTVKEKNLCGCMILHDLNLAMRFCDRILMLNDGKVEALGRTEDVLTPENVEKVFGISIDVNREYGRPRIIVLD, encoded by the coding sequence ATGCACTTCGGGTACGCCGAATATGACACCCTAAAGGGCATAGAGTTGGATGTATCTGACGGCGAGGTATTGGGTATCGTTGGACCGAACGGATCCGGCAAAACCACGTTAATCCGTTGCATTTCTCGCATCTTGGAGCCATCACTAGGAACTATGCTCTTGGACGGCCAGGACCTTATGTCCATGTCCCGCAAGGAGATTGCCAAGAACATCTCCTTCGTCCCGCAGAACATCGTGTCTGATCAGGTCCCCCCTTCTGTTTTCGAAGTGGTGCTGATGGGCAGACTGCCTTACATCACATGGGATTATTCCGATGAGGACAAGGAGATCGCCTGGAAGGCTATGGAGGAGATGAATGTCATGGAGTTCGCTTCTAGGCCCTTCAACAGACTGAGCAGCGGCCAGTCGCAGAGGGTGCTGATCGCACGTGCAATCGCACAGGGAGCGAAGCTTATCATGCTCGATGAGCCCACCAGCAATCTGGATGTCCGCTATCAGTTGGATGTACTCGAGACGATCAACACAACCGTGAAGGAGAAGAACCTCTGCGGATGCATGATCCTACACGATCTGAATCTGGCCATGAGGTTCTGTGACCGCATCCTGATGTTGAATGATGGAAAGGTAGAGGCCTTGGGCCGTACAGAGGATGTATTGACTCCTGAGAATGTGGAGAAGGTCTTCGGCATCTCAATAGATGTGAACCGGGAATACGGAAGACCAAGAATAATTGTGCTGGACTGA